The window CCTATTTTTTGTCTCTTGCGCGGCCGAGACAGTGCTCTTTCGGCCGCCCTTTCCCGGCTGGCTAGGCTGGCTGGCCCTGGTAGTAGCGCTATTAGCACAAGCGTTGCGAGCTTGGGTAATCGCGACCTTGGGGCCGCGCTGGAATACCCGCGTTCTGGTTGTTCCCGGCCTAGCCCCGGTGCGCGCCGGCCCGTACTGCTGGATTCGCCATCCTAACTATTTGGCGGTCGCCCTGGAAATCGTCGCAGTACCCTTGATCCACGGCTGCTGGCGCACCGCGTTAAGCTTTTCGCTGATGCATATACCGTTGTTGGCAGCCCGCATCCGAGTCGAGGAG of the Candidatus Binataceae bacterium genome contains:
- a CDS encoding isoprenylcysteine carboxylmethyltransferase family protein, with the protein product MSLKVYLVLLALLAVERLSELLRAASNRRWALARGAVESGHGVHRLMVTFHCLFFVSCAAETVLFRPPFPGWLGWLALVVALLAQALRAWVIATLGPRWNTRVLVVPGLAPVRAGPYCWIRHPNYLAVALEIVAVPLIHGCWRTALSFSLMHIPLLAARIRVEERAMGPGYQDLMDRQPRFVPRSSRPRSAP